One stretch of Geoalkalibacter ferrihydriticus DSM 17813 DNA includes these proteins:
- a CDS encoding cytochrome c3 family protein, whose product MKNHIWRPLYVVLALVVVILIGRAFYVPKDFGVHGGEGYMYGWYRASNVEEWKEFPSLYRSMTYCADCHMDKTDLAPTSMHGAIQCENCHGPALNHPEDPVQLTIDRSREQCLRCHARLPYPGSDRGKLSGIEPDEHNPGMSCVDCHDPHNPSLEEM is encoded by the coding sequence GTGAAAAATCATATCTGGCGCCCCCTCTATGTCGTGCTGGCTCTGGTCGTCGTCATCCTGATCGGCCGCGCCTTTTATGTGCCAAAGGATTTCGGCGTCCACGGCGGTGAAGGCTACATGTACGGTTGGTACCGGGCGAGCAATGTCGAGGAATGGAAAGAGTTCCCCTCCCTTTACCGTTCCATGACCTACTGCGCTGACTGCCACATGGACAAGACGGACCTTGCCCCGACCTCCATGCACGGCGCGATCCAGTGCGAAAACTGCCATGGTCCAGCCCTCAACCATCCCGAGGATCCGGTGCAACTCACCATCGACCGCAGCCGCGAGCAATGCCTGCGCTGCCATGCCCGCTTGCCCTACCCGGGCAGCGACCGCGGAAAGCTGTCTGGGATCGAACCCGATGAGCACAATCCGGGCATGTCCTGTGTTGATTGCCACGATCCCCACAATCCAAGCCTGGAGGAGATGTAG